One segment of Panicum virgatum strain AP13 chromosome 3K, P.virgatum_v5, whole genome shotgun sequence DNA contains the following:
- the LOC120700174 gene encoding RING-H2 finger protein ATL70-like has product MVEQEAAFAVASVLAVVTVAALLRACSRRAAPAPPRRREEEARARRRGAVAADAAFFAGGVADVEAGLDDAALRALPKVIYGDEEAGKAKAACCAVCLGEYAGGDVLRVLPQCAHAFHQRCVDRWLRLHPTCPVCRSPPATSPTTAAAPAAPTQP; this is encoded by the coding sequence ATGGTGGAGCAGGAGGCCGccttcgccgtcgccagcgtccTGGCCGTGGTCACCGTGGCCGCCCTGCTGCGCGCGtgctcccgccgcgccgcgcccgcgcctccgcgccggagggaggaggaggcgcgcgctcgccgccgcggcgcggtcGCGGCGGACGCCGCCTTCTtcgcgggcggcgtggcggacGTCGAGGCGGGGCTCGACGACGCCGCGCTCAGGGCGCTGCCCAAGGTGATCTACGGCGACGAGGAAGCCGGGAAGGCGAAGGCAGCGTGCTGCGCGGTGTGCCTGGGCGAgtacgccggcggcgacgtgcTCCGGGTGCTGCCTCAGTGCGCGCACGCTTTCCACCAGCGCTGCGTCGACCGGTGGCTGCGGCTGCACCCGACGTGCCCCGtctgccgctcgccgccggcgaccagccCCACCACGGCAGCAGCGCCGGCCGCGCCGACGCAGCCCTGA
- the LOC120700173 gene encoding methyl-CpG-binding domain-containing protein 11-like encodes MATDGEQQQQAPPAEEVVSVEMPAPEGWTKKFTPQRGGRSEIVFVSPTGEEIKNKRQLSQYLKAHPGGPAASEFDWGTGDTPRRSARISEKVKVFDSPEGEKIPKRSRNSTGRKGKQEKKEAPETEEAKDAEAGKDAEEAPNEDAAKDTDVEMKPAEEAKEAPTGTEDAEKAADKADAPAPATEEDKKETEKPAESDVAPSASLEEKKDAAEEKKEDPKPAEPETPATASNPTENSAPAPTETAATAAPVSETESDAAAPASGTKPDAAAPVENSTDKGASQESQPVNNGQLPPSAVKCT; translated from the exons ATGGCGACggacggcgagcagcagcagcaggcgccgccggcggaggaggtcgtgtCCGTCGAGATGCCCGCGCCCGAGGGGTGGACCAAGAAG TTTACTCCCCAGAGAGGGGGGAGATCTGAGATTGTTTTTGTTTCACCAACTGGAGAGGAAATTAAGAACAAGAGGCAACTAAGTCAGTACCTAAAGGCACACCCTGGAGGTCCTGCTGCTTCTGAGTTTGATTGGGGAACTG GTGATACCCCAAGACGTTCTGCTCGTATTAGTGAGAAAGTCAAGGTTTTTGATAGCCCGGAAGGTGAGAAGATCCCGAAACGCAGCAGGAACTCAACTGGCAGAAAGGGCAAGCAGGAGAAAAAGGAGGCCCCTGAAACTGAAGAAGCCAAAGATGCTGAAGCTGGCAAGGATGCAGAGGAGGCCCCTAATGAAGATGCTGCGAAGGACACTGATGTGGAGATGAAGCCTGCTGAAGAGGCGAAAGAGGCTCCTACTGGAACTGAAGACGCAGAGAAGGCTGCAGACAAGGCTgatgctcctgctcctgcaacAGAAGAAGATAAGAAGGAAACCGAGAAACCTGCTGAATCTGATGTCGCCCCTTCTGCGTCATTGGAGGAGAAGAAAGAcgcagcagaagagaagaaggaagaTCCCAAGCCAGCTGAGCCTGAAACTCCAGCTACAGCAAGCAACCCTACTGAAAACTCGGCCCCTGCTCCCACCGAGACTGCCGCAACTGCTGCTCCAGTGTCTGAAACCGAATCAGACGCCGCTGCTCCAGCATCTGGAACCAAACCAGATGCTGCTGCTCCAGTAGAGAACTCCACTGACAAAGGTGCTAGCCAGGAGAGCCAGCCCGTCAACAATGGGCagctgccgccctccgcggtGAAGTGCACCTGA